ACGACTTGGAAAGCTCCTGAAACTGGGGCAACAACCGCTCGTAGGTTCGCTCGAGGTGTTCTGGAATGACGCGAACCTCTCCGAGTGCCGTCATGAAGTTTGTATCTCCGTTCCAGCGTGGAACGACGTGAAAGTGAAGATGCTCCGCAAAACCCGCGCCGCCCGCGGCGCCCAGATTCGCACCGATGTTCATACCTTCACAATCATACGTCTTTCGCAAAATCCGGGCTGTATCGGCGATGCGAGCCATGAGTTCAGACAAGCTCGCTGCGTCGACCCGCTCGATCTCGCCGCAGTGAAGATGTGGCGCCACCATGAGATGGCCCGCCGCGTACGGGTAGCGGTTGAGCAGCACGATGGAGCGCTCACCGCGGTGCAGGATCAGCCGCTCGGCTGCGGACGCCGAAGACGGCCCATCACCAGACGCCGAAGATGGCGTGTCATCCGCTGTCGTGCAGAAGATGCAGCCCCGGGGCCCCTTCGCGGACTCGATGTACTCCATCCGCCACGGAGCCCAGAGGGGCCTGCTATCGCTCACGCTCAGGAAACGGAGCTCGCGTGGCCCGGCTCGGTGCTCTCTTGCCTGCGCTTGCTCTCGATCCGTTCCTTGAGCTCTTTACCCACCTTGAAGAACGGCGTGCGCTTGGCAGGAATCTTCACTTCCTGACCGGTCTTCGGGTTCCGACCTTCGCGCGCCTCGCGCACTTTGATCTGGAAGCTGCCAAAGCCACGGATCTCGATCCGGTCTCCCTGACGCAGGGAGTCGGTCATGCAGTCGAAAATCGTATTGACGACGGTCTCGGTATCCTTCTTGGAGATCAAGGGTACCTGCGCCGCTACGCGTTCGATCAGATCGCTCTTCGTCATCCCGAGAACTCCCCCACAGATCGCTTCGGGCTTCTCCGCCCTCCGCCCCTACTCCTCGTCATCCGGCGAATCACCGGCGAGGCGATTTCGGTCCGCCTGCGTCAGCAGGTCACCCAGCGTGGCCGTCTGAGTGCGCGATTGCTGTGCAACGCGCTTGATGGCCTCGCGCTCTTCGCGGTCGTGAATGGCGCGCATCGACAAGGCGATCTTCTGCTCCGCAGCATCGACTCGCACGATCAGCGCCTCGACCTCGTCCCCCTCCTTTACGACGTCGCGAATATTCTCGACGTCCTGGCCAACCTCGGAGGAGTAGACCAGACCTTCAATACCTTCTTCGATCTCCACGAACACACCGAAGTCGGCAATGCTGGTGGCCTTGCCCTTGATCTTGGTGCCGATCGGATACTTCGTGGGCATGTCCTCCCACGGATTCCGCTCGATTTGCTTGATACCCAGGGAGAATTTCTCGCCTTCGGTATCGACCTTGAGCACGACGGCTTCAACCTCGTCGCCCTTCTTGTACAGATCCTTCGGGTCGCGGACTTTTTGCGTCCACGAGATATCGGAAACGTGCACGAGACCGTCGATGCCGTCCTCGATTCCGAGGAAGACGCCGAAGTTGGTGACGTTGCGAACCACACCCTTGACCCGCATACCCGCCGGATAACGCTCTTCGAGGAGCGACCACGGATTCGGCTCGATCTGCTTCATGCCGAGCGAAACCTTGCGATTGCCCTCGTCGACCTCGAGCACGAGCACATCGACTTCGTCGCCGATCGCCACCACCTTCGAGGGGTGCTTCACGCGCTTGGTCCAGCTCATCTCGGAGATGTGGATCAGACCCTCGATTCCCGGCTCCAACTCGACGAATGCGCCGTAGTCGGCCAGAGAGACGACCTTCCCGTGGATGCGCAGACCGACTGGATAGCGGTCGGTCACATTGATCCACGGATCGGGCTGGGTCTGCTTGAGGCCCAGGCTGACCCGCTCGCTCTCCCCGTCGAACTTCAGAACGCGCACGCGAACCTGATCGCCTACCTGGAACAGTTCAGAGGGATGCGCGATGCGACCCCACGACATGTCGGTGATGTGCAATAGACCGTCGATGCCGCCCAGATCGATGAACGCACCGTAGTCGGTGATGTTCTTGACGATCCCCTCGACGACCAGGCCTTCCTGAAGAATATCGAGCGTCTTGTCGCGCAGCGACTGGCGTTCGGTCTCGAGCAACGCCCGGCGCGACAGAACGATATTGCCGCGGCGTTTGTTGAACTTGATGATCTTGAACTTGTGCGTCTCACCAATCATACGGTCGAGATTTCGCACCGGTCGAAGATCTACCTGGCTGCCGGGCAGGAATGCCTTGACGCCGTCCAGGTTGACCGAAAGGCCTCCCTTGACGCGTCCGTTGATCACGCCCTCGACGACCTTTCCGTCATCGTGCGCTTCGGCGAGTTGATCCCAGATTCGCAGGCGATCTGCCTTCTCCTTGGAAAGGACGACCAGACCGTCATCGTTTTCTGCGCGCTCGACGAGAACTTCGACCTTCTGGCCGGGCTCGATGCGCGCGATCCCGCCCGCGTCCGCGAATTCCCAAGTAGCGATCATGCCTTCGGATTTGCACCCGACGTCAACCAGCACATGCTCGGGATCCACACTGAGCACGGTGCCCTCTACCACCTGTCCTTCTTTGACCAAAGTGGCGCTGTTCTCGAAGAGATCGGCAAAGCTCTCCTCATCGATCACTGCGGGCGGTGTATTCGTCGGTTCTGCGGTTTGCACTTCGTCGGCCATACTACCTTTGTCGGTCTCCTGTTCGTTCTAGCCTTTCCAGGCTCGCCTGGGCGTTTTGCAGTACTTCTTCCAGCACTGCCCGATCTTCTCGCCCCAAGGCGTCGACGATCAGTCCCAAATTCTTTTCAAACCGGGCAATTTCTTCGGTTACCCGGCTACGATTCATGAGCAAAATCTCGCACCACAGCTTGGGGTTGGCGCGTGCGATGCGGATGAAATCGCGCAACCCCGGACCCGCGAGGCGAAGCCCCTCTTCTCCGGGCAGCCCCTGAGCGAATGCGAAGGCTATCACGTGCGGCGCATGAGAGAGAACCGCGGTGAGAGCGTCGTGCTCCTCAGGTGTCTTCCGGACCGTAAATGTGCCTAAACCCTGCCAGAATTGCTCGATTCGGTCCACAATTTCAGGGGGTTCGGGCCCGCTCACGGTGATGATGCAGGGAGCATCTTGCAACAGATCCGCCCGGGCTGCGCCAAATCCAGCCTCGTGACTCCCCGCCATCGGGTGCGCTCCCACACACCTCTCCGGATGCCGCAGGCAGCGCCGAGCGGCCTCGGCCGTAGGCACCTTCACGCTGGCCGTATCCGTGATCAGCGTCGCTTCCCCTAGATGGGGGTCCAGATCCTTCAATACCGGGTCGAGTTGCTCGACGGGAATCGCCAGTACGATCAGATCGGCCCAGGCGGCGGCTTCGGCAAGAGGCACGATCTCAAAGCCCTCGATGGCGTCCCGGCCGGGATCGACCCCTCGAACCTCCGCAGCCAGACCGCGATCCCGCGCCGCCAATGCCACCGAGCCCCCGATCAGCCCCATGCCGACCACGGCCACGCGCTCGAATAAAGGCTGCGAACGGGTTCCGCTCAAGCGCGAATCTCGGCTTCGAGCGCGCTGAGAAAGCGCTCGTTCTCTTCGGGCAGACCGACGGTCACGCGCAGATGTCGCTTCAAGCCGAAGCCCGCCATCGGCCGGGTGATCACGCCATGGCGAAGCAGCCCCTGATAGACCGCGCCGGCATCGTCTCCGACATCGACCAGCAGAAAGTTCGCATCGCTCGGCGTGCAGCTCAATCCGAGTCGCTCCAAACCAGCCGCGAGAGCATCGATACCGGCGTGGGTCAACTCGCGAACCCGGGCCACGTGTTCCACATCGCTCAGGGCACCGATCGCCGCAGCCTGCGCCAGGCTGTTCACGTTGAAGGGATGGCGCGCGCGCTCGAGATAGGAAATGAGTTCCGGATCGCCAACGACATAGCCAATGCGCAAGCCCGCCAGTCCGTAGATCTTCGAAAACGTTCGCAACGAGACGAGCGTCGTTCGCCGCGCAATCGCTTTGAGCGTGTCGGGGAAGTCGGGACGGCGCACGTACTCCAGATAGGCCTCGTCCGCGACCAACACGACGTGTTCCGGCAACTCGTCGACGAGACGCGAAAACTCGGCCTCGCCGATCGAGGTGCCGGTAGGATTGTTTGGGTTCGCCAAAAACAGCAACTTCGTCTTGTCGGTGACCGCAGCGAGCAACGCGCCGACATCGCTTTTGTATTCGGCGTCGGTCGGGACCGGGACGGAGACCGCGCCCATTCCCTGCGCCACGATCGGGTACATCGCAAAACTCGGCCAGGCAAATACAATCTCGTCGCCCGGTGCAACGAAGCACTTGGCCAGCACCTCGAGGAGTTCATCCGAACCACAGCCGAAGGTGAGCGAATCTCCCGTCACACCGAGTTTCGTCGCGAGCGCTTCGCGCAGGTGAAAACAAGAACCATCCGGGTAGCGATTGAGCTCCTCCGTCGTCGCGTGCAGTGCTTCGACCGCGCGCAACGAGGGCCCAAGTGGGGACTCGTTCGAAGCGAGCTTGATCGAATCCGCGATGCCGAGCTCGCGTTCGAGTTCGTCGATCGGTTTGCCGGGTTGGTAGGGATCGAGATCGCGAATATGCGGATTCACGAGTTCTTTCAACTTCATACCAACGTCTCCGCCTGCGGATAGCTGCCAAGCACTTTCACGAAATCACAACGCGGGCGCAGCGATTCGATCGCTGCTCCGACACGCTCGTCGTCGACGTGACCTTCGAAGTCACAGAAGAACACGTATTCCCAGGCCCGCGCTTTCGTCGGCCTCGACTCGATGCGCGTCAGATTCACATCGTGCTCCGCAAACGGTTCGAGCGCCTTGTACAGGGCACCGGAAAGATCGCGCTTGATGGAGAACAGCAGGGAAGTGATGTCGCGTTCGCTGCGCTTCGGCGGCGTCTTGCTGATCACCAGGAAGCGCGTCGTGTTGTTCGGGTTGTCTTCGATACCCGATTGCACCGACTCGAGTCCGTACAGACCCGCAGCAAGTGAACTCGCGATCGCGGCACTCGTATCGTCCCGCGCCGCCTGCTCCGCCGCGAACGCGGTCGAGGGCGAAGACTCCTGCGTCGCGTTGGGCATATTCAAGGCCAGCCAACCGCGACATTGCGCCAGCCCCTGGGGGTGCGAGCGGACGGTCTTGATCTTGTGCAGGTCGCCGCTCTTCGAGAGCAGATCGTGGTGGATCGCAACGTGGATCTCAGCGCAAATGGTCACCGGAGACTCGACGAAGAGATCGAGTGTGTGGCTCACCACGCCTTCATTGGAGTTCTCGACCGGCACCACACCGAACTCGGCGGTGTCGTTCTCGACCTGCTCGAAGATCTCGGCAGTCGTCGCGGCCGGCAGGAGTTCGGCCATCCTGCCAAATTGCTGGATCGCGGCCTGATGGGTGTAGGTGGCCGGTGGCCCCAGGTAGGCGACGCTCACGCCGCGCTGTAGCGAGATCGATGCGGAGATGATCTCGCGAAAGACGTTGCGGATCGCATCCGAGGGAAACGGCCCCGGATTCTGCCGTTCGAGACGCTCGAAGATGTCGAGTTCGCGTCCGGGGACGAACGGCGTGGAATCGTCGGCCGCCTTGAGACGGCCGATTTCGGCATTGCAGCCCGCTCGCTGGTTGAGCAGATCGAGGATCTGATCGTCGATGCGATCGATCCGCTCCCGCATTTCGCCAATCGGTTTTTCCACATCGCTCACGTTACCGCCCTTCGAAGCGCGCCGATGATACCCCAGAGGTCCGGCATTGCCAATATTTCTCAATGATCACAGCGCCTTACGGGATGACCCGGACTCGGAGCAGATTGGACTGGTTATACTGCGGCCCATGAGCGAAAGAAGATCTAGCAGCCGCTTGATCGGCCTGACCGGAGGCATCGGAACGGGCAAATCGCGCGTCGCGAAGCTGCTCGAAGAACTGGGTGCGGCGATCGAGTGTTCCGACCTGATCGTGCGCGAACTCCAGGCTCCGGGAGGCGCTGGACTGCTGGCCATCGCCGAGCACTTTGGCAACACCTATCTGACAGCGGCTGGAGAACTCGATCGCGCAAAGCTCGGAGACCTGGTCTTTAGCGACCCCGAGGCTCGCCAGGTGCTCAACGGCATCATCCACCCGCTCGTGTTCGGGGAATTCGACCGTCGAATTCAACGGCACCGCAGCGCCGAGGTGCAGGTGATCGTGATCGACATCCCGCTGCTGCTCGAAGGCAAACAGGCCGGACGCGGCAGCGGTGCGCTGCTCCCCTTTGACGAGATCGTTCTGGTCTACGCGCGCGAGGAACAACAACTCCGGCGCGTCATGGAACGCGACGGCTTGCCCGAAAAAGATGCGCTCGCGCGCATCCGTTCGCAGCTCTCGATCGAGGAAAAGCGGGCCTTGAGCGACGTGATCATCGACAATAGTGTGGACTGGGAGAAGACCGACAGGCAGGTGCGCGAACTATACGAGACCTGGCTCAACGCTTCGCCGACCTCATCGCCTCACTGAGAGAGCGCACGAACCCGCTCGCAGAAGCGATCGCCTCGGCGCGATCCTTCGCAGCCGCAATTCGACTCACCAGCGCACTACCGACGATCACTCCATCGCACATACGAGCGACATCGACAGCATGCTCGGGCGTCGAGATCCCGAAGCCCACGCAGACGGGCGCGTCCGTCACCCGTCGGACCTTGGCGACGAGATGCGCGAGGTCGGGCGGCAGTTCGTTGCGCGCACCGGTCACACCCGTGGTCGACACGCAATACACGAAGCCGCGACTCAGCGACGCGATCTGCACGACTCGCTCGGGCGTGCTGGTCGGTGCGATCAACAGGATGCGATGCACGTCCTTCGCCTCGCAAGCGCGGCTCAGATCGGCACCCTCCTCGTGAGGCGCATCCACGATGATCAGTCCGTCGATCCCGGAAGCCGCGCACTCCGCCACTGTCTGGTCCTCTCCGCGGGCCAGCACATTGTTCAGGTAACCCATCGCGACAAGCGGTACGTCGGTGAGTTTGCGCACGCGCGCGCACATCGCCAGGACGCCCGCCAGAGTCGTGCCCGCAGCGACCGCACGCGCCGAGGACGCCTGGATGGTCGGCCCCTCCGCAATCGGGTCGCTATGAGGGACGCCGAGTTCGACTATATCAGCGCCGGCGGCGGCGAGTTCGGGGATCAACTCTTCTGTGGTCTCGAGATCCGGATCACCGGCCGTCACGAAGACGATCAGTGCCGCGCGATTTTCGGCCCGGGTCCGCTCGAACACGGCATCGATGCGATTCATCGGCGCTTCTCCAGCAGCAGGCGAGCTTCGGCTACGTCTTTGTCCCCGCGTCCGCACAGGTTTACGATCACGAGGGTGTCCTCGCCGTAGTCCGCCGCGCGTTTGCGCAACTCAGCGATCGCATGCGACGGCTCGAAGGCGGGAATGATGCCCTCCTTCTGCGATAAGTAGACGAAAGCGTCGAGTGCCTCGTCGTCGGTCGCAGCGGAATAGATGGCGCGACCTGAATCCTTGTACAACGAGTGCTCCGGACCCACGCCCGGGTAGTCCAGACCCGCCGAGATGGAATGTGCGGGAAAGACCTGGCCGGAGTCATCCTGAAGCAGATAGGACATGCTTCCGTGCAGGACTCCGGGGCTTCCCGCCGTAAGCGGTGCGCTATGCCGCCCCTTCTGCATGCCCTCACCAGCCGCTTCGACGCCGATCATCTTCACGCCCTCATCGCCAAAGAACGGATGGAAAAGCCCGATTGCGTTACTGCCTCCGCCCACACAGGCGTACAGGTAATCGGGCAAGCGCCCTTCTGCCGCCAGAATCTGTTCACGCGCCTCCTGTCCGATGATCGCCTGAAGATCTCGAACCAGAAGCGGGTACGGGTGAGGTCCAGCAGCGGACCCGATCAGATAGTAGGTGTCGAGTACATTCGTAGCCCAGTCACGCAGGGCTTCACTCATCGCGTCCTTGAGCGTGCGTGTGCCCGACGTGACCGCGTGGACCTTGGCCCCGAGCAATTCCATGCGGAATACATTCAGGGCCTGCCGACGCGTGTCTTCTTCACCCATGAAGACTTCACATTGCAGGCCGTAGCGCGCGCACGCAGTCGCAGTTGCCACACCGTGCTGACCGGCACCCGTCTCCGCGATGATGCGCGTCTTGCCCATACGCTTTGCAATCAGCGCCTGGCCAATCGCGTTATTGATCTTGTGCGCGCCGGTGTGGGCAAGTTCGTCGCGTTTGAAATAGACCCGGCAACCGAGGTCCTCGCTGATACGCCGCGCGAAGTACAACGGCGTGGGTCGTCCGACGTATTCCTTGCGCTCGGCGGCGAGTTCTTGCCAGAAGCTCGGATCTTCGCGCAACGCTTCGTACGCGTCGGTCAACTGCTCCGTAGCCGGGACCAGGGTCTCTGGCACATAGCGCCCGCCGAAGATTCCGAAATAGCCGCGCGGATCCGGACGATCGCGTTCGGACTCGACGGAGTGCGCTAGCGCGACGAACTCCCGGACGGCTTTCCGGTCCTTGCGGCCCGGAGCCGACTCGAGTCGCGACGAAGCATCGACACCGTGCGGCAGGGCGCTTCTCGCCGCGTCCTCGACGTTGTCCGCGGCGAGTCCTCCTGCGATCCAGACTCGCCGGCCCCTGGATTCCAACGAACGCGCCCGCGTGTAATCCCAGGATTCACCACTCCCTCCCCCGGAGGGATGATCGAGCATCAGGTCGATGCGCGGGTAGCGATCGGCGAGCTCCTCGACACCGTCCTGCGCCGCGAGCACCTTGATGACCGGAAACGGAAGCTTCCCCACGTAATCTGGCGACTCATCGCCGTGCAGTTGCACCACGTCGAGGCCCACTTCTTCGACCAGCTCGGCCACTCGTTCGACGGGCGCATCCTGAAACACGCCGACACGCACGACACGACCCGCGACCGCTGCACTGATCGCGCGTGCGGTCTCGAGATCCAGTGCGCGAGGCGTACCGTCCACGAAGTTCAAGCCGATCGCGTCAACTCCGGCTTCGACCGCAGCTTGGGCGTCCTCCACTCGGGTAATTCCGCAGACCTTGACCTGGATCATGCCATTCCTCTCAACTTCGCCAGCGCCATTCCTGGATCCGGCTGCTTCATCAACGCCTCGCCGACCAGGAATGCGTGCACCCCTTCGGATTGGAGTTCCCGCAGAGTCGTCGCGTCGGACAGTCCGCTCTCACTCACGATCGTGCGGCCACCGAGATGCGGCAGGAGTTCTCGTGTCACTGCGATATCCGTGGAAAAACTGCGCAGGTCGCGATTGTTCACACCCACGATGCGTGCGTCGAGGCGCACCGCCCGCTCGAGTTCCGTCCGGTCGTGGACTTCGACGAGTACGTCGAGCCCGATTTCGCGCGCAGTCTGGTACAGATCGGCGAGCCTGGAATCGTCGAGTGCCGCCACGATCAGCAAGACGGCATCCGCGTTCGCGGCACGAGCTTCAAAGATCTGTATCGCGTCGACCGTGAAATCCTTGCGCAACACGGGCAGCGAGCACGCACCCCGCGCTGCCTTCAAGTCCGAGAGGTTGCCCTGGAAGAATGCCGTGTCGGTGAGTACCGAAAGGGCTGCCGCCCCGGCCGCTTCGTAGGCCTTTGCGATCTCGGCCGAATCCGCTCCTGCGCGGATCTCACCCTTCGAAGGGGAAGCCCGTTTGAACTCGGAGATCACGCGCGGTGCCTCGCTGTCGCGAAGAGCGTTCTCGAAAGCGCGTGCCGGAGGCGCCGCTTCAGCTCGCTCGCGCATGGCAGACAGGCCCTCATCGCGGCGCAGTGCAGCGACCTCCTGAGCCTTTCGCTCGAGGATTTCATCGAGGATCGTCATTGCGCCGCTTGCGTGAACGCGACGAAGCGTTCCAGAACGCCCCGCGCCCTGCCCTGATCGATCGACTCGGCCGCCAGCCTCGCTCCTTCAGGCAGTTCGACAGCCCGACCCGCCACACAAAGCGCGGCGCCGGCGTTCAGCAACACGACATTGCGCCGTGGCCCTCGTTCTCCGCCCAGAATGCTGCGCGCGATCTCGGCATTCTCCAGGGCATCTCCGCCTTCGAGATCCGATGCAGACGCCGCCGGGAAAATCTCGCCCGGACGGATGGAAGCGACGATGTGCTCCCCCGTATCGTAGCGATGCACGTGGGTCGGGGCGTTGAGCGAAATCTCATCCAACCCGTCTTCCCCGTGCACCACCCAGACCACCTCCGCGCCTAGTTCGACTAGCGCGGCGAGCGTGGGTTCGAGCAGGGACGCATCGGCAACGCCGACGAGCTGTCGCTTCACACCCATGGGATTGGTCAGTGGGCCGAGACGATTGAAGATCGTGCGCACGCCGAGCTTCGCGCGGATCGGTCCGACCCGGGCCATGGCGGGATGACAGGCGCGGGCGAACAGAAAGCCGATTCCGACTTCGCGCACGCATTCGGCCATGCGCTCGGGGGCCGTATCCAGACGCACTCCGAGCGCCTCGAGGACTTCAGCGCTTCCACACTTGCTGCTCGCAGCCCGATTGCCGTGTTTGGCGACCGGCACACCCAACCCGGCAACGACGAGAGCCGAAACCGTGGAGATGTTGAAACTATTGGAACCGTCCCCTCCGGTACCGCACGTGTCGATCGCGCCCTCCGGAGCTGGCGGGAGGGAAACGGCCAGTTCACGCATCGCCTGGGCCGCGCCCGTGACTTCATCGACGGTCTCACCGCGGGTTCGCAAGGCCGCAAGCAGTCCGGCAATCTCCAGATCGTCGCCCTCTCCGTTCATCACGGCGACGATCAGAGCGCGCATCTCTGCGCGCGGAATCTCGTTTCCCGAAATCACGCGCTCGAGTACTTCCCGAATCACGCCGCGCGCTCCGTCAAACCCGCAACGCGTAGAAAACCGGCAAGCAATGCCTTGCCCTGGCCGGTCAGAATCGATTCGGGATGGAATTGCACCCCGATCACGATATCTCGCACATGCCGCACAGCCATGATCTCGCCGTCTTCGGTGTGCGCGGTGACGATCAGTTCGTCGGGCAGATCCGCGACGGCCAGTGAGTGATAGCGGGTCGCCTCAAACGGATTGGGCAGCCCCTCGAAGATCCCGCGTCCGTCGTGGCTCACCATCGAGGTCTTGCCGTGCATCAGGTGCTTGGCCGCCACCACGCGTCCGCCATAGGCCACCGCGATCGACTGGTGCCCGAGACACACGCCCAGGATCGGCAGACGCCCCGCGTACCGCTTGACGGTTTCGACGCTGATGCCCGCTTCCTTCGGAGTGCACGGGCCGGGCGAGATGATGATGGCCTCGGCGTCGCGCTCCCCGACCTGCTCCACGCCTATCTTGTCATTGCGCACCACGTCGCAGTCCGCACCGAGTTCACCCAGGTACTGGACCAGGTTGTAGGTGAAGGAGTCGTAGTTGTCGATTACGAGAAGGCGCATCTTCACTTTCCCCGGCCGGCCAGCAGGACCGCGCGCAGCGGCGCACCCGCCTTGTGGCCAGCTTCCTCGAACTCCGCCTGCGGATCGGAATCAGCGACGACTCCACCGCCGGCTTGAACGTGAATCTTGCCGTCCTTGGCCAGCAGGGTGCGGATGGCAATGCACATATCCATATTGCCGTGATGATCGAAGTAGCCGACGCAACCGCCGTAGAGACCGCGGCGATCGGTCTCCATCTCTTCGATGATTTCCATTGCGCGCACCTTGGGCGCACCGGTGAGCGTGCCCGCCGGAAAGGTCGCGCGCAACAGATCGATCGCATCGAGACCGTGACGGAGTTTGCCGCGCACATTCGAAACGATGTGCATGACGTGCGAGTAACGCTCGATCACCTTGAATTCGTCGACGACGACCGAACCCACCTCCGCCACTCGTCCGATGTCATTGCGGCCGAGATCGACCAGCATCACGTGCTCGGCCAACTCCTTGGGGTCTTCGAGAAGCGAGCGTTCATGCTCGTGGTCTTCTTGAGGAGTCGCGCCGCGAGCGCGGGTTCCGGCGATCGGACGCAACTCGATCTCGTCCCCTTCGAGTCGCACGAGAATCTCCGGCGATGAACCCAGAACCACGTGGTCCTGACAGCGCACGAAGAACAGGTACGGCGACGGATTGAGCACGCGCAACTGCCGATAGACGGGGAACGGATCCGTCGTCATGGGCAGGCTCAAGCGATGCGAAGGGACCACCTGGAAGATA
This genomic stretch from bacterium harbors:
- a CDS encoding aminodeoxychorismate/anthranilate synthase component II; its protein translation is MRLLVIDNYDSFTYNLVQYLGELGADCDVVRNDKIGVEQVGERDAEAIIISPGPCTPKEAGISVETVKRYAGRLPILGVCLGHQSIAVAYGGRVVAAKHLMHGKTSMVSHDGRGIFEGLPNPFEATRYHSLAVADLPDELIVTAHTEDGEIMAVRHVRDIVIGVQFHPESILTGQGKALLAGFLRVAGLTERAA
- the trpD gene encoding anthranilate phosphoribosyltransferase, producing MIREVLERVISGNEIPRAEMRALIVAVMNGEGDDLEIAGLLAALRTRGETVDEVTGAAQAMRELAVSLPPAPEGAIDTCGTGGDGSNSFNISTVSALVVAGLGVPVAKHGNRAASSKCGSAEVLEALGVRLDTAPERMAECVREVGIGFLFARACHPAMARVGPIRAKLGVRTIFNRLGPLTNPMGVKRQLVGVADASLLEPTLAALVELGAEVVWVVHGEDGLDEISLNAPTHVHRYDTGEHIVASIRPGEIFPAASASDLEGGDALENAEIARSILGGERGPRRNVVLLNAGAALCVAGRAVELPEGARLAAESIDQGRARGVLERFVAFTQAAQ
- the trpE gene encoding anthranilate synthase component I — protein: MVRPDRDSFSALARQAGRGSTVPLVREVLADLDTPLAVFLKVDDGATSFLLESAESEERRGRFSFIGVGARARFIARNGQVEIQRGERIERIQLAAEHREDPLDHLRALIAETRPLELPGLPRFSGGAVGYVSYDWVRYVEELPEDNPDTLGVPDCYFTIPRTVLVHDGYHQRLSIIHPVEIDELSEIDAVYERGLAEIDAITAKLSGPVPEQVSSVGSEATQTPVSNTTRERYHEMVERCKEYIQAGDIFQVVPSHRLSLPMTTDPFPVYRQLRVLNPSPYLFFVRCQDHVVLGSSPEILVRLEGDEIELRPIAGTRARGATPQEDHEHERSLLEDPKELAEHVMLVDLGRNDIGRVAEVGSVVVDEFKVIERYSHVMHIVSNVRGKLRHGLDAIDLLRATFPAGTLTGAPKVRAMEIIEEMETDRRGLYGGCVGYFDHHGNMDMCIAIRTLLAKDGKIHVQAGGGVVADSDPQAEFEEAGHKAGAPLRAVLLAGRGK